Within the Papaver somniferum cultivar HN1 unplaced genomic scaffold, ASM357369v1 unplaced-scaffold_132, whole genome shotgun sequence genome, the region TCGATGTAAACTTCCATGGTTTTCCCGATCATATCCTTGAACATTTGATCCACGAGACGCTGATAAGTTTCTCTCGCATtcttcaaaccaaatggcataacgAGGTAACAATATATCCCTTTGTCTGGTATGAACgtcgtatgttcttgatcttcctcATACAATGGAATTTGAttataaccagaatatccgtccatgaatgccAATCTTTCAAATCCCGAGGTAGCATCTACTAACTCAAGGATCCTGGGTATGGGGTAAGGATCGTTTGGTCATGCTTCATTCAAATTTGTAAAATCAATACATACCCGAATTTTCCCATTTTTCTTCGGAACTGCTACAATATTTGCTAACCATTCTGGATACTTGAAAGGTCTTATTATTCTTGCTTCTAACATCCTGTCAATCTCCTCAGCAACCTTTGCCTTCCGTTCCGGAGCCATTTTTCGTGGCTTCTGCCTCACTGGTTTAAATCCTTCACTGATATTCAACCGATGGCATGCGATGTCGGGGTCAATACCTGGCATGTCCCTGAGACTCCAAGCGAagacatctttattatttttcagTAGGGTGATCAAGCTTTCACTTTCGCCTAACGACAATTCTGCTTCGATAAACGTTGTCTGCTCCTTCTGATCCCCAATTTGTACTTCCACCAACTCCTCAATAGTTGGTGGTCCTTCCTTTCCTCTTCCTTGATAAGAGGTCGGGAAGCACTGTGATTTCTACAATTTCTTTTCCACCTGGAGTATTTCTGAACCCTTTAGTTCTGACTTTCTATACTCCTCCATTGCGCTTTCGTGACATTTATGAGATGCCACCTGGTCGCTTCTAACCTTCATCACCCCTGCTGGAGTAATGAACTTCAAGCACTGGTGGACAGTGGAAGTTACCGCCTCCATTGCATGAATCCAATCACGCCCTAAGATAGCGTTGTAGGGTGCACGACAATCTAGCAACGAGAAATATTGCATAACCGTCCTTCCTCCCACCATCGTAGGCAGATTAATCCTTCCTATTGCTGTCATCGTTTCCCCACTGAATCCAATGATAGGGTTATCATATGCTTCAACTTGCCTCTCGGTCAAATTCATTGAAGAGTATGCTCCCGAGAATATGACGCTAATTGAACTTCCAGTATCAACCAGAACTCGACGTACCTTATACATCCCATTGAGAGCTAGAATCACGATTGCATCATTATGTGGTTGATATACTCCAGAAAGATCAGCGTTCGAAAAAGAAATCTCATTCTTACCCTCTTCCAAGGTCTCTGTACCAATCAGACTAGCATAATCGACCTTGTTCGATACTCGCCAATCGTTAATATGACGTAACTTCAACCGTGTAGCATTTTCCTGAGCCTTTCTCGAAGTTGTGTTAACTCTTGCGTGGCTCACTCTAATCTCTCGTAAATCTAGAGTGTTTTCCAGTGTGTTGACTTGTGCCGGACTATTCTTTACGTATTGCTGCAGCTTTCCTTCTTCAATCATTTTCTGGACTTCTGCTGCGAGAGCACGACAAGTATCTGTATTGTGCCCATGATCTTTGTGATgatcaaaatatttattcttatCTCTCTTATACCTTGTTTCCGCTGGTAGGGGCTCCGGAATGGGAAGCGAGTCTTTAATCTTCTTAAAAAGTTCCCCAAGTCCAATATTCAGCTTGGGAAACTTTACTCTTTGCTTTTCTTGCGGCTTACGTGTATCTTCATCGTTTCTCACCTTCCTTGTTGGACCTTCATGGCTCTTGTTTTTGGTATTACCTTCAAATTATTGTTTCGGTTTCGCCGGTCCCTCGACCATTGTCCTTCTTGCTGTTCGCGACAACTTTGCgttcttttctttctctgccTTAGCATATCTATCAGACCTGTCATACAGCTCTCTGAGGCTTCCAACTGGTTGGACTATTAATGAATTGTAAATTCCGAATTCATCATACTCCATTGCATTTTTGTATGCTTCTATCACGAAACTCTCATCAACTTTTCCAACTTCGCTTACTTCCTGACGGAACCTTATATTAAAATCACCTAGACTTTCGCCAGGTTCcctatgcaagaggaataaatGACTGCTTCCCTTCCAGCTCCCGAGATTAATCTTGTACTGCTCGAAAAAGGCATCCGACAACATTCCAAAATCCTTGATTGAATTAGACTCTAAATGTGAGAACCAAGTTAGAGCCTTACCCGTCAAAGTCATTGGAAAAGTTCTGCAAAGTAGTTCGTCACTGTATCCCCACAAACTCATCGAGGCTTGAAAACGCTGGACGTGCTCCACCGGATTCCCATTCTTGCCGTCAAAAAATTCTTTGAACTGAGGCTGGATGAAGTTTGAGGGTGGGCGGAATCGCCTTATCTTCCCAACAAATGGAGAATCCATTGACTTCTTCATGTATAAGATTTGCTGCTCTTCATCTCTAGATTGCTTTTGCGTTAAAAACTCATCAATCATGGCGCTAAGCTTCTTTCTGCTAAGCACTTCGTCCTTCTCCGAGTCATCCTCCGTTTCCTTGCGAATTCGTTCATTCC harbors:
- the LOC113332814 gene encoding uncharacterized protein LOC113332814; this encodes MIEEGKLQQYVKNSPAQVNTLENTLDLREIRVSHARVNTTSRKAQENATRLKLRHINDWRVSNKVDYASLIGTETLEEGKNEISFSNADLSGVYQPHNDAIVILALNGMYKVRRVLVDTGSSISVIFSGAYSSMNLTERQVEAYDNPIIGFSGETMTAIGRINLPTMVGGRTVMQYFSLLDCRAPYNAILGRDWIHAMEAVTSTVHQCLKFITPAGVMKCFPTSYQGRGKEGPPTIEELVEVQIGDQKEQTTFIEAELSLGESESLITLLKNNKDVFAWSLRDMPGIDPDIACHRLNISEGFKPVRQKPRKMAPERKAKVAEEIDRMLEARIIRPFKYPEWLANIVAVPKKNGKIRVCIDFTNLNEA